The following are encoded together in the Blattabacterium cuenoti BPAA genome:
- a CDS encoding TrkH family potassium uptake protein, which produces MIQIRFQNFLDMFTPIIFIYIILSLGWKTFRFFNVEILLGIVLIISMLHFLILLDKNLDKGYKSMIFLSFFILMLSLIFSFLKIFFFYYYNENITSDIKIYTLISLIVYVLIRVTYFMRIVYVKIHNPAFIFITSFVFLSFLGSILLMLPASTVKKISFIDALFTSTSAVCVTGLVVLDTAKDFTYLGKIFILILIELGGLGILTITSFFSYFFRDGFSFKEAIFISNFLNTKTTNNVLSLAVKVVMFTLTVEFIGTLLIYFSIKEKNTIESDNILFFSIFHSISAFCNSGFSTLSQGLYSQSVRFNYIFQLIIAFLLILGGIGFNILFNFFTYIWLTIKKYFLKIFKDEDFRCPVHVVTLNTKIVILTTFFLLVFGTVFYYISEYHCSLSEHSSFHGKWIVSFFSSATSRTAGFHVLNMNTFTPITIFFTIFLMWIGASPASTGGGIKTSTFALALMNVISLSRGKNRLEIQRKEISSESIRLSFSIIMLSIIVIYISILIIIFLDPKEDILSISFEVFSAFSTAGLSLGITSNLSNGSKLILILLMLLGRIGIFNVMIGLLKKNKIGSHHYYRYPKGNILIN; this is translated from the coding sequence ATGATCCAAATAAGATTTCAAAATTTTTTGGATATGTTTACTCCAATTATATTTATTTATATAATTCTTTCCTTGGGATGGAAAACTTTTCGATTTTTTAATGTAGAGATCCTTTTAGGAATTGTATTAATAATAAGTATGTTACACTTTTTAATTCTCCTTGATAAAAACCTTGATAAAGGTTATAAATCCATGATTTTTTTATCCTTTTTTATATTGATGCTTTCTCTTATTTTTTCCTTTTTAAAAATTTTTTTCTTTTATTATTATAATGAAAATATAACTTCAGATATCAAAATATACACACTTATTAGTTTAATTGTATATGTTTTGATTCGTGTCACTTATTTCATGCGAATAGTATACGTTAAAATTCATAATCCTGCTTTTATATTCATTACAAGTTTTGTTTTTTTATCCTTTTTGGGATCTATTTTATTAATGCTTCCTGCATCTACAGTCAAAAAAATATCATTTATAGATGCTTTATTTACTTCTACTAGTGCGGTATGTGTAACAGGATTAGTAGTATTAGATACAGCTAAAGATTTTACCTATTTAGGAAAAATTTTTATACTTATATTAATAGAACTGGGAGGATTAGGCATTTTAACTATAACTTCTTTTTTTAGTTACTTTTTTAGAGATGGATTTTCTTTTAAGGAAGCTATTTTTATTAGTAATTTTTTAAATACAAAAACAACAAATAACGTTCTTAGTTTAGCTGTAAAAGTAGTCATGTTTACTTTAACAGTAGAATTTATAGGAACTTTATTAATTTATTTTTCTATTAAAGAGAAAAATACAATAGAATCTGATAATATTTTGTTTTTTTCTATTTTTCATTCTATATCCGCTTTTTGTAATAGTGGATTTTCTACCCTAAGTCAAGGATTATATTCACAATCTGTGAGATTTAATTATATATTTCAATTAATTATCGCTTTTTTACTAATATTGGGAGGAATAGGTTTTAACATTTTATTTAATTTTTTTACATATATATGGTTGACGATAAAAAAATATTTTTTAAAAATATTTAAAGATGAAGATTTTAGATGCCCTGTACATGTCGTAACTTTAAATACAAAAATTGTTATACTAACCACTTTTTTTTTGCTTGTTTTTGGAACCGTTTTTTATTATATCAGTGAATATCATTGTTCTCTTTCCGAACATTCTTCTTTTCATGGAAAATGGATTGTTTCGTTTTTTTCTTCCGCCACATCTAGAACAGCTGGATTTCATGTGTTAAATATGAACACTTTTACTCCAATTACTATTTTTTTTACTATTTTTTTGATGTGGATAGGAGCTTCTCCAGCTTCTACTGGTGGAGGGATAAAAACAAGTACTTTTGCATTAGCGTTAATGAATGTTATTTCTTTATCTAGAGGAAAAAATAGATTAGAAATACAAAGAAAAGAAATATCTTCGGAATCGATTCGTTTATCTTTTTCTATTATTATGTTATCTATAATCGTTATATACATAAGTATTTTAATTATAATTTTTTTGGATCCAAAAGAAGATATTCTATCAATTTCTTTCGAAGTATTTTCCGCTTTTTCTACAGCAGGATTATCTTTAGGAATAACTTCTAATTTGTCAAACGGAAGTAAATTGATTTTAATACTTTTAATGTTATTAGGAAGAATAGGAATTTTTAATGTTATGATTGGGTTATTGAAAAAAAATAAAATTGGTTCTCATCATTATTATAGATATCCTAAAGGAAATATTCTTATTAATTAA
- the tsaB gene encoding tRNA (adenosine(37)-N6)-threonylcarbamoyltransferase complex dimerization subunit type 1 TsaB has translation MSLILNLETSTKNCSVSIAKNGICLTSIEECSKEYFHSEKLHTFIQYATSTSGIHLKDLKSVCVSKGPGSYTSLRIGASAARGLCCALNIPLLSVDTLTVMSYKINIKKGFLIPMIHARSDFFYTSLFNESKKRLNPIGIKKLDDDFFKSISEYKKVHFIIGNISSLKKKKILTTGKRELLYKTPSAMDMALISYKNFCKKKFHDIEKFIPFYL, from the coding sequence ATGTCTTTAATTCTAAATTTAGAAACTTCTACCAAAAATTGTTCAGTCAGTATTGCTAAAAATGGAATATGTTTAACTTCTATAGAAGAATGTTCAAAAGAATATTTTCATTCGGAAAAATTGCACACATTTATACAATATGCTACAAGTACTTCCGGAATTCATCTTAAAGACTTAAAGTCTGTTTGTGTTAGCAAAGGCCCAGGTTCCTATACTTCTTTAAGGATAGGAGCATCGGCGGCTAGAGGATTGTGTTGTGCTTTAAATATTCCTTTGTTATCTGTAGATACATTGACAGTAATGAGTTATAAAATCAACATAAAAAAAGGATTCTTAATTCCTATGATACATGCTAGATCTGATTTTTTCTATACTTCATTATTTAATGAATCAAAAAAAAGATTAAATCCCATTGGAATAAAAAAATTAGATGATGATTTTTTCAAATCGATATCAGAATATAAAAAAGTCCATTTTATTATAGGAAATATTTCTTCTCTTAAAAAGAAGAAAATCCTTACAACAGGAAAAAGAGAACTTTTATACAAAACGCCATCTGCAATGGATATGGCTCTCATTTCTTATAAAAATTTTTGTAAAAAAAAATTTCATGATATAGAAAAATTTATTCCTTTCTATTTATAA
- the nadE gene encoding NAD(+) synthase, giving the protein MIRTEKVIRYIVSWLKRYIQKSKSNGFIIGISGGVDSSVTSFLVAMTKFPTLILEMPILEKEKNFFPIKHAKFLKKKFSNVYYLEKDLSALFKTFCHTTNDIPENSKLSLALANVKSRIRMLTLYYYANIKNYLVVGTGNKVEDFGVGFFTKYGDGGVDLHPIADLTKSEVRFLAKKLNILDEIQKAKPTDGLWEDQRSDEDQLGATYEELEWAMKIMETKNDTFSEMEYKILKKYKMLHKKNRHKMIPIPICKIPDGIKDENSILL; this is encoded by the coding sequence ATGATAAGAACAGAAAAAGTAATTAGATATATTGTTTCCTGGTTGAAAAGATATATTCAAAAATCTAAATCTAATGGTTTTATTATTGGAATATCTGGAGGTGTTGATTCTTCCGTCACTTCTTTTTTAGTAGCTATGACAAAATTTCCTACTCTCATATTAGAAATGCCTATTCTGGAAAAAGAAAAAAATTTTTTTCCTATAAAACATGCAAAATTTTTGAAAAAAAAATTTTCGAATGTTTATTATCTTGAAAAAGATTTATCTGCTTTATTCAAAACTTTTTGTCATACAACAAATGATATTCCAGAAAATTCGAAACTTTCTTTAGCATTAGCTAATGTAAAATCTCGTATTCGTATGTTAACTTTATACTATTATGCTAATATAAAAAATTATCTTGTTGTTGGAACTGGAAATAAAGTGGAAGATTTTGGAGTTGGTTTTTTTACAAAATATGGAGATGGAGGAGTGGATTTACATCCTATAGCTGATTTAACTAAGAGTGAAGTTCGTTTTTTAGCTAAAAAATTAAATATTCTTGATGAAATTCAAAAAGCAAAACCAACGGATGGACTTTGGGAAGATCAACGATCAGATGAAGATCAATTAGGAGCGACTTATGAAGAATTAGAATGGGCTATGAAAATTATGGAAACAAAAAATGATACTTTTTCTGAAATGGAATATAAAATTTTAAAAAAATATAAAATGTTACATAAAAAAAATAGACATAAAATGATTCCTATTCCTATATGTAAAATACCTGATGGTATAAAAGATGAAAATTCTATCTTATTATGA